A single genomic interval of Acidobacteriota bacterium harbors:
- a CDS encoding DUF2961 domain-containing protein, producing the protein MDKLKKQAERKIAVWPAAAVTLGAVLLVFAAGRASAPRTQAPPFHTGGALFPEPGPAPAPPDPVTADNPMMLLSRPKNFSAARVSSFARNGLNLDTIPVPPDGREVTLAELKGPGAITHIWMTYRGGSENLIIRIYWDGHPDPSVEAPLGDFFGVAMGLTAPLSSQPIQCTSDGQSKNAWWYMPFNSSARVTLTNLRSPDHFKGTSVPLRHQNRFYYHVDYQSYGRPLKDLRYFHARFLETDPAERGKPVTLLDVEGEGHFVGIVLGNRSRTPGWFGEGDDIFTVDGRLAMVGTGTEDYFCDAWGLRVFSEPFFGCPVFEGREIGDRTSLYRFHINDPIPFRRSFKFEIEHWPWISEFPNTGRDYFSSLGFWYQKGFHRPWPRLGRLIQAGPWDPAKGRWHVAGALEAEDLGLVGFNSAKGESGRPERLTLMPNQSGDAMLQFDPGDSGAVSLAVPAERAGTYDLKVHYLRAPDYGIVRLAVNGRPVGEAIDLYRAFVEMFPRPVWPPREYVYAGVPLRAGTNILTFSVDGKNPESEGRKIGIDCLVLKATDAPAGGLDRPEQSR; encoded by the coding sequence ATGGACAAGTTGAAGAAACAGGCCGAACGGAAGATCGCGGTCTGGCCGGCGGCGGCCGTCACCCTGGGGGCCGTTCTGCTGGTTTTCGCGGCGGGCCGCGCTTCCGCCCCCCGGACTCAGGCGCCGCCCTTCCACACGGGCGGAGCCCTGTTCCCCGAGCCCGGACCCGCGCCGGCTCCGCCGGACCCGGTGACGGCCGACAATCCGATGATGCTCCTTTCCCGGCCGAAGAACTTCTCCGCGGCCAGGGTGAGCTCGTTCGCCAGGAACGGCCTCAACCTGGACACCATCCCCGTTCCGCCCGACGGCCGGGAGGTGACCCTGGCGGAACTCAAGGGGCCCGGAGCCATCACCCATATCTGGATGACGTATCGCGGAGGCAGCGAGAACCTCATTATCCGGATCTATTGGGACGGCCATCCCGATCCGAGCGTTGAGGCGCCCCTCGGGGATTTCTTCGGCGTGGCCATGGGGCTGACCGCCCCCCTTTCGAGCCAGCCGATCCAATGCACATCGGACGGCCAGTCGAAGAACGCCTGGTGGTACATGCCCTTCAATTCCTCGGCCCGGGTCACCTTGACGAACCTGCGCTCGCCGGACCATTTCAAGGGCACGAGCGTTCCCCTCCGCCACCAGAACCGCTTCTATTACCATGTGGATTACCAGTCCTACGGCCGCCCGTTGAAGGACCTGCGCTATTTCCACGCCCGGTTCCTGGAGACCGACCCGGCCGAGCGGGGCAAGCCGGTGACGCTCCTCGACGTCGAGGGCGAGGGGCACTTCGTCGGCATCGTCCTGGGCAACCGGTCGCGGACCCCCGGCTGGTTCGGCGAGGGCGACGATATCTTTACCGTGGACGGCCGCCTGGCCATGGTCGGGACCGGTACCGAGGACTATTTCTGCGACGCCTGGGGCCTGCGCGTCTTCAGCGAGCCCTTTTTCGGCTGCCCCGTTTTCGAGGGCCGCGAGATCGGCGACCGGACCAGCCTGTACCGCTTCCATATCAACGACCCTATCCCCTTCCGCCGGTCGTTCAAGTTCGAGATCGAGCATTGGCCCTGGATCAGCGAATTCCCGAACACGGGCCGCGATTACTTCTCGAGCCTCGGCTTCTGGTACCAGAAGGGCTTTCACCGGCCTTGGCCGCGCCTGGGCCGCCTAATCCAGGCCGGCCCCTGGGACCCGGCCAAGGGCCGCTGGCACGTCGCCGGCGCGCTCGAAGCCGAGGATCTCGGTCTCGTCGGCTTCAATAGTGCCAAAGGGGAATCCGGCCGCCCGGAACGGCTGACCCTGATGCCCAACCAGAGCGGGGACGCCATGCTCCAGTTCGATCCCGGCGACTCCGGTGCGGTCTCGCTGGCCGTCCCGGCGGAGCGGGCCGGGACGTATGACCTCAAGGTCCATTACCTGAGGGCCCCTGACTACGGCATCGTCCGCCTGGCGGTCAACGGCCGGCCCGTCGGCGAAGCCATAGACCTCTACAGGGCCTTCGTCGAGATGTTCCCGCGGCCGGTCTGGCCGCCGCGGGAATACGTCTATGCGGGGGTGCCGCTTCGCGCCGGCACGAACATCCTGACCTTCTCGGTGGACGGGAAGAACCCTGAATCCGAAGGCCGCAAGATCGGCATCGATTGCCTGGTCCTGAAGGCAACGGACGCTCCGGCCGGCGGCCTTGATCGGCCGGAGCAGTCGAGATAA